A single genomic interval of Nerophis ophidion isolate RoL-2023_Sa linkage group LG11, RoL_Noph_v1.0, whole genome shotgun sequence harbors:
- the tfpt gene encoding TCF3 fusion partner isoform X1, with protein MVKHWYTVYALNMPETISWQRNTPRAPATSVLYHGGGSSLQVMEDFSGLALPPLFGGHILEAELEPGGVELGPGEVELGPRSSELLESVTQEDEGRRVLDKRKYLTLNRRCKEIEQVNQKILGRLHQVQRLTRRLKKERRFLMKTLDHHGDDYRKAELSVLLEDEPGAPSDTATGSQDDLINGSSPAFHQAPASKKRRHAAPRQDKDHQTEADMSVLADTHFGEMPSPTSLSH; from the exons ATGGTTAAACACTGGTATACAGTATATGCCCTCAACATGCCGGAGACCATCTCGTGGCAAAGAAATACACCTAGGGCCCCCGCTACTTCAGTTTTATA TCACGGTGGAGGCTCGTCTTTGCAGGTAATGGAAGATTTCTCTGGTTTGGCCCTCCCTCCTCTATTTGGGGGTCACATCCTGGAAGCAGAACTGGAGCCTGGTGGTGTGGAACTAGGACCCGGAGAG GTGGAATTGGGACCAAGGAGCAGTGAGCTGCTGGAGAGCGTTACCCAAGAGGACGAGGGGAGACGAGTGCTTGATAAGAGGAAATACCTGACTCTGAACAGACGATGCAAAGAGATTGAACAG GTGAATCAGAAGATCCTTGGTCGCCTTCATCAAGTCCAAAGACTGACACGACGGTTGAAGAAAGAACGGCG GTTCCTCATGAAGACCCTGGACCACCACGGAGACGACTACCGGAAGGCTGAGCTGAGCGTGCTCCTGGAG GATGAGCCCGGAGCCCCTTCAGACACGGCCACAGGGTCCCAGGACGACCTCATCAACGGTTCATCTCCTGCCTTCCATCAAGCCCCCGCCTCCAAGAAGAGAAGACATGCAGCGCCACGCCAAGACAAGGATCACCAA ACTGAAGCAGACATGTCGGTGCTGGCCGACACACACTTTGGAGAGATGCCCAGTCCCACGTCGCTGTCACACTGA
- the tfpt gene encoding TCF3 fusion partner isoform X2, with the protein MEDFSGLALPPLFGGHILEAELEPGGVELGPGEVELGPRSSELLESVTQEDEGRRVLDKRKYLTLNRRCKEIEQVNQKILGRLHQVQRLTRRLKKERRFLMKTLDHHGDDYRKAELSVLLEDEPGAPSDTATGSQDDLINGSSPAFHQAPASKKRRHAAPRQDKDHQTEADMSVLADTHFGEMPSPTSLSH; encoded by the exons ATGGAAGATTTCTCTGGTTTGGCCCTCCCTCCTCTATTTGGGGGTCACATCCTGGAAGCAGAACTGGAGCCTGGTGGTGTGGAACTAGGACCCGGAGAG GTGGAATTGGGACCAAGGAGCAGTGAGCTGCTGGAGAGCGTTACCCAAGAGGACGAGGGGAGACGAGTGCTTGATAAGAGGAAATACCTGACTCTGAACAGACGATGCAAAGAGATTGAACAG GTGAATCAGAAGATCCTTGGTCGCCTTCATCAAGTCCAAAGACTGACACGACGGTTGAAGAAAGAACGGCG GTTCCTCATGAAGACCCTGGACCACCACGGAGACGACTACCGGAAGGCTGAGCTGAGCGTGCTCCTGGAG GATGAGCCCGGAGCCCCTTCAGACACGGCCACAGGGTCCCAGGACGACCTCATCAACGGTTCATCTCCTGCCTTCCATCAAGCCCCCGCCTCCAAGAAGAGAAGACATGCAGCGCCACGCCAAGACAAGGATCACCAA ACTGAAGCAGACATGTCGGTGCTGGCCGACACACACTTTGGAGAGATGCCCAGTCCCACGTCGCTGTCACACTGA